Genomic segment of Dactylococcopsis salina PCC 8305:
ACAGAACAAGCCCTTGATGAAAACACCGCTTTAGTTGTGGCAGCGGTAGCCAGTGACCCTGATGGGGATGACCTCACTTTCTCTTTCTCCGGTGGTGCTGACGAAGCCTTATTCACCATTGATGCCGATGGCAACTTGAGCTTTATTAACCCTCCCGACTTTGAAAATCCTGAAGATGATGGTGAAGATAATGTTTATAACGTTCAAGTGAGTGTTAATGACTCACAAGAGACAGTTACTGAAGAGTTTGCGGTCACAATCAACGATGTTGATGAAACTATCCCAGGACCGCCCCAAGTGGTCAATCCCATTGACGACTTTACTATCAATCAAGAAGAACTCCCTGACCCAATTAATCTGTTTGATGTCTTTGAAGATAGCGAAGATGCTGATTCCGATCTAACCTACCGCGTTCTCGAAAATACTAACAATGCCTTGATTGAAACAGCCTTGAGTGCAGGAGAACTCAGTTTCATTCCCTTTTCAGGCGGGGGGAGTAGCGACATCACGGTTCAAGCCACTGACACTGATGGTTTCAGCATCAATTACTCCTTTACCATTACAATTGACACCCCTCCCGAAGTGGTCAACCCCATCGATGATCGGAATATCCCATCAGACAGTGATCCCATTCGACTAAATTTGTTTGAAACCTTTGAAGACAATCAAGACGACGACTCCAACCTGAGTTTTACTGTCATTAGTAGCAACCCTAACTTAGTGAGTCTTTCTCCAGTTGATGAGGGAAGTGGAAGACTTTTCCTCCAATTTCCGTCTAATAATGAAGGAAGCAGTGAAGTGACGGTCACTGCTACGGATAGCAATGGACTCTCGAGAGAAGAAACCTTCTTGGTAACCGTCGGAGCCTCAATCACCACAGAAGAACCCAATGATACCCTAGTCACTGCCACCAATACCCAACTTGACTTAGAGAATCAACCGAATGTCACCATTTCTGGAGAAATTGGAGATAACAGCTTCGAGAACCAAGATATTGATCTCTATAAGATGACCTTAACTCAAGGAGACCGACTCACCGCAGATATTGACACCAATGAGAACTCGGCCCTCGATTCCATCCTGAGAATTTTTGATAGCAATGGCTTGGAAGTGGCTCTCAATGATGATAGCAATGGCGAAACCGATTCTCTTGTCACCTTCACCGTTGACGAAGCAGTCGAACGAGCAACTTACTATGTCGGTGTCAGTGGATTTAGCAATACCAGCTATAACCCTAATCTTGAAAACTCGGGCACTAAGGGCAGCACAGGAGCGTATAACTTAACCCTCACCCTGTCTTCCATTACTGGTGAAGAGCCAGCTAATGACACAATTCCGCAAGCAATGGAGATCGCTTCTAGCCTTGACGAAGAGGGATTATTCCGTGAAGAAGCCTTCATTGGTGACAACGCCACTTTTCAAGCCAATAAAGATGTTGATCTTTACCAAGTTCAACTTCAGCAAGGAGAAACGATTACCATTGATCTTGATACCGAAGTCAACAGCCCCCTTGACTTAATTCTACAGGTCTTCAATGCCACAGGGGGTCAAGTTCCCACCGGCTTCAACGATAACGCCAAAGCCCCAGGTGAACAATTAGGAAATGACCCCTATCTCGAATTTAGCGCCCCCTTCAGCGGCCTCTATTATGTCGGAGTCAGCGACCAAGCAAACGACCTGTATAGCCCCTACAACCCCGAAAGTGGACAAAGTCCAGGGGCAACAGGCGCGTATGAAATCAACATTACGCAAGATGTTTCCCGTGAAGATAGTCCCCCCGAAGCCTCTCCCAACGACACCCTCGACACCGCCACCGCCTTGTTAGTGGGAGATGAAATTCAAGGGAATATTGGCGATAGAACGGAATTTGTCACCGTTCCAGGATTAGATGTTGACCTTTACACCCTCTCCCTCGAAGCTGACCAAGCCATTAGCATCACTCTGAACAGCACCTCCCGTCTTGACCCCGTCTTACGACTATTCAACGCCCAAGGAGAAGAAATTGCCTTCAATGACGACATCGGAAACAGTAACAATTCCCGCATCGAGTTTCAGGTTGCCGAAACCGTAGAAACCGAAGATTACCTCATCGGTGTCAGTGGCTTTGGCAACGAAGACTATGATCTCAACGAAGAAGGCAGCGGCGCCCCCTTTGCCAGTACAGGAAGTTACCAACTCATCGTTACCGAACAAGAAACGCCCGAATTAGAAGCCGGTGCCGAAGAAGAAAACGACACTCTAGACACCGCCACCGCCACCAGTTTAACCGCAGACAGCCTCGGTAGCCTCAAACAAACCAACGCCATTGGCAATAATCCCAACTTAGAAGAAGCGGGATCAGACGTAGATATCTTCCAAGTGGAACTGGATACCAAAACCCGTCTCACCGCCGAGATTAACACCGAAAACCTCAACACCAATTTTGACTCTCTCCTTCGCATCTTCAACAGTGAAGGAGAAGCAGTCGCCTTCAATGACGATGAAACCAGCAACACTTTAGACTCCCGATTAGAATTTCTCCCCACCACCGACGGAACTTATTACGTGGGAGTGAGTGGTTTAGGTAATGAAGCGTATAATCCCCAGACAGGAGAAAACCTCAAAGTCGGTGCCATCGGTGATTATGAAATCGAAATCACTCTTAGCGAAGCCATTCCACCAGAAAATCCCACCAACGACACTCGCGAAACGGCAATCAAAGCTGAACTTGCCAACAACCGCTTTACCCGCAATGGTTTCATTGGTGATCACCCGAATAATGTAGAAACCGACCTTGACTTCTATCAAGTAGAATTGTCTCAAGGACAAACCTTAAACATTGAAGTCAATGGACGCGACTCAGACTTAGAGAGTTTTGTCGAGTTGTTCAAAAGCGATGAAACAGACAATCTCCTAGAAGAAGAATACGATGCAGGAGACTTCCCCCATCCAGAAGTAAGCATTGAAATTGAAGAAGATGACACCTACTTCATCCGTGTTAGCGCCTTTGATGATGGCACTAATGACGGAAAAACTGGAGAATATCAACTAAATCTAGGAGTAGAAAACGCTCCCGCAGCCGCACAAGCGCCCATAGAAGAAATTCGACCCTCTGTAAACGACGATCGTGAATTTACTAACTCCGATCGAGCCGTCACCATTGATGTTTTAGCCAACGACGTTGCTAACGATGATCAAGGAGTGAATGAAATCAATGACGATAACTTCCCGAAAACCACCGAAAAAGGGGGAACAGTTACCGTAGAAGATTCCAGTTTAATCTATACTCCCGATCCAGACTTTGCAGGGGTAGATACATTTACATACACAGCAGATAATGAAAGTGGCGGTTCGGATCAAGGAACTGTATCAGTAACCGTGAATCGTCCCCTAGAAGATTCGACAGTACAAGTTCTCCTCGACGTAAAACCAGTGCCAGGAAAAGAAGAGCAACTGAATGATGGATTACAAATTGGGGAAGAATTTCTAGTTGATGTCCGTTTTCAAGACCTTCTAACCGATAATAATCCTTCTCAAGCGGTCGTCGCTGCTTATGCCGATCTCATGTTTGATCCGCAAGTGCTAGAAGTAGTGGAAAATAATGAGACCGTAGATGATGAGGATGGTCTGGTCGATGGCATTATTCGGAACCCTTCCTATGGACTCGGCACAAAGGGACAGGTTCGTAATGAGGAAGGCTTAGTCAATGAAGTAGGAGGAGGAAATTTGGTCTCTAGTCCAGCTGCCCTTCCTGATGATAACCGTGTCTTTAGCCTCCATTTCCGAGCCATAGGAGGCGGCAATACCGCTCTCTTAGCTAGTGAAGCCGGACAACGTCCGGATTCGGGGATTAACATTATAGCGGGGCGAGGAGATCAGCGCGATCGAACCAACTTTACAAGAATTAACGCGATCGAGCAAATTACCAATCTAGATGGGAATAATGACATCGCCCCGAACTTAAATCTCGCCATGACCAATCAGATGGTGACTTTCCAAGAAGAAGGAGTAACTGGTGTTCAAGGGGTAGTGGAAGCAATGGAAGTCAAGGTTGATTTCCAAGACTCAGCAGGCAATCCCTTGTCAGAAGTGGCAGTGGGAGATACCTTTGAGATTGTTCTCTCAGCAGAAGATTTACGTCCAGAACAATTGGGGGTCTTTAGTGCGTTTGCCGATGTGGTTTATGACACAGTCTTAATAGATGTCAACGAAGCACGCTTAGAAGAGCCTTTTCAATCTCCAGTCATCGACCTAAGTAATGCGATTCAAGAAGGAGAGGGCTTAGTGAATGAATTTGGGGGGTCTAATTCCCGATTAAACCCAGAGACAGGAACTCAAGAAGTTGCAATTTTTACAGCTACCGCTCAAGCCGCTGGTTTATTAGAAGTTAGCACCAATGCCGCAGAAGGAGAAACAGCGCTAAACACCCTCTTTGGCATTGATACAGATTTAACGGAAGCCACCCGTTACGGTGAGAATACTCTGAATATTGTTGGTGAAAGCGTAAAAGGTGCTGATTTAGTGATCACTGAATTTGATGCTGAAATTGACCACGTATTAGGCGGAGAAACCACCGTTAATTTGACAGTAGCTAACGAAGGGAATGCAGCGAGTTCTGGTTTCCAAGTAGAAGTGCTTTACTACACCGCAGAGAGTATTGACCAACTTAGCGAAGAAGAACCACAGGTGGTTAAAACCCTTGCTTTTGATGAATTAGAAGCGGAAAGGGAGGTTAATGAACAGTCAGAGGTATCGCTACCAGTGGAAACGCTTTTAGCTGAAGCCCTAGAGGATGACCCTTCTGTGTTTGGACAAAAACGCCCCATTGATGATGATGGTGAAGAAGGGTTCTTTGAGTCCAATAACATTGACTATCTCGGCGTTCGCATTGTTAATAGTGATAATTCTGGGGAAGAGGAGGAGGCATTTGCCAATAATGCTTTGAATGATACGGAGGGAGTCAATATTGATGATATTGCTTTCTTCCCTTGGGATTTTGTGAATAGCAGTGAAGAGGGGGTGTTGCCGAATCAAGACGATGAAATTGTTTCCGACAAGATTGTCGATTTCAATGATGCCAATGCGGTTTTCCGAAATATTGGTGAGGTGATAACGGAAGAGGTGACAGAAGGAAATCGCTTTGGTTTAGATTTGGATCGCATTGATTTTGATCTAGATGGGGCGATTTCTCCCGTAGATGCGGTGCGTGTGGCTAATCGCATCGGCTATGAAATCAATCCTGATATTTTTGAGGAGAGTGTTGGTTAAGTTGATTAAATTTCCTATTCTGAGGTGGTATTGAATCAATTTAATGCCCAACCCCCGACTTAGAAAATTGGCTTCCTAGTATTTATTGGATTGCAGAAGGATTGAGAACTGCCAGGGAGAATTTCTCATGTAGTTATGAACCATACTCTCTCTGGTTCGATTCGATGACATCAACGGGCGCGATCGCGCTTTTAAGTCCTAGTTTTCCCGTTGCAATTCTTCTCAGCAGTTTAGCCTTATTTCGTCTGATTAGTATTAGCGCCGAAGCGATCGCTGCTGGGCTATCTTGGGGGATCAAATTTGTAATTAATCATTAAACTTTAGCACTTTTCAAGCCCTTTAGTTCGGAAAACACTGATCGATCGCTATCATATTAATTTTTATGACAATTTTCCTTCACCGCAACACAACTCCCTTATCTTTAGTGGAGTTGGAAAAAGTTCTGATTCCCTGTAATTGCTAAATTTGTCATGTTTATTTCCCCTGATTATCTCCTCCCAAATTGGCAAAACGCCTTAACCGAACTCGCCAGCAGTGGACGTTTACTCACCGCTGCCCAAGAAGCTCTACAATTAGAAACGATTCCAGACTCCCTAGCGGAATTGATCAAGCAATGGCAAACAGGAGACTTCTCCCAACTGCCAACAGTGGAAGTTTTATCCAATGAGTCCATCTCAGGGGCAATGGGTGCTTATGCCAGTAGTCTGGAAACGATTTATCTCAATGAAGACTGGTTAGCGACAGCCAGCGAAGAAGATGCACTGGCGGTGTTAATGGAAGAGTTAGGGCATCATTTAGATAATGTGGTGAACGAAAAAGATGCTACAGGAGATGAAGGGGCGATTTTTGCTTCTCTACTGCAAGGAAAAGGTTTCGGGGATCAGGTGCGAGAAGAAGACGATCGCGCGACTTTAGAAATTAATGGGGAAAGCGTGACAGTTGAACAAGCAGACAATGCTCCCCCAATTGTAGAAGATACAACCTTCACCATCGATAATGAAAGTTTATTTAGTTTTTTAGGTGAGATTGTTGCTTCTGATCCCGACGGAGATTTTCTAGAGTTTACAATTGTCGATGGAAACGAGGATATTGATGGGGATGGAATTCCTCCCTTTGTAATTGATCCTTTTGAAAATATCGGTGAAATCTTTGTTGATGACATTGATGACCTTCAGCTTGCAGATGAGTTTTTCTTAACCGTTGAAGTCAGTGACGGAGAATTTACGGATACTGGGACAGTAGAAATTAATGTCACAGCAGAACCAACAGTAGAAGTCAATTTAGAACTTCGAGCCATTCCAGGTCAAGAAGCTCAACTTGAAGATGGGATACAAAGCGGAGATGAGTTTTTAGTTGATGTTCGTTTCCTCGATTTGGTTACTGAAGATAACCCTTCTCAAGCTGTCACATTTGGTTATGCTGATCTATTGTTTGATCCGAACGTTTTACAAGTAGTAGAAGACGACAACACAGTTGATGGGGAAGATGGGGTCGTCGATGGCATTGTTCGTGGTCCAGACTACATTACTGGACGCACAGGAACTGTGCGTAACCTTGATGGTATAGTAGCAGAAGTAGGAGGGGGGGCAGTGGTTTTCGGGGAAGAAAGTTTTCCTGAAGAGAATCGTGTTTTTAGTATCCTTTTCACTGCTACCGAAGACATTACTCCCGAAAACCCAACTACGATTGAAAGTCAAGCCGTTGACGGGATCTTTAGTGGAATTAATGTACTTAGTAAGCCGGGAGACCAAAGAAGCCAAACTGATTTTGGTAGCCTGACTCTCCCTGAGACAAATAATGAGGCAGATTTAGTAGTCACTGAGTTTGATGCGATTACCGATCATGCGTTAAATGGGGAAACCACTGTCAACTTTACAATTGAAAACCAAGGCAATAGCAATACTTCTGAGTTTGAATTTGATATCCTCTACTACACCGCAGATAACCTAGAACAGCTAAGTCAAGAGCAACCGATTGTAGTTGAAAGTATTGTCCTCGATGAACTAGCCGTTGGTGATTCAGTAATTCAAACTTTAGCACTATCCCTTCCCCTTGATCTGCTCATAGAAGAAGCGTTAAAAGATGATCCTCCTGTTATTGGAGAACCATTACCAGAAGAAGGATTTTTTACTTCCAATAACATTGACCATCTTGGGATTCGTATTAATGGGGTAGAGGCTAATCCGATAGAAGGGGTGAATGTCGATGATATCGCTTTCTTCCCCTGGGATTTCTTAAATCTGGCTGCTGACGGCGTGATTCAAGGGGGTTCCGATGAGTTAATCTCCAATGGGGAAGTCGAACAAGTTGACTTCACTGCCGTTGCTCAAAATATTGGTGAGGTAATAACTGAAGAGATTACAGAAGATCCTCTTGGCTTAGATTTAGACCGCATGGACTTTGACTTAGACGGCGTAATTTCTCCAGTCGATGCAGTACGAGTAAGTAATCGAGTCGGTTACGACATTAATCCCAATGCTGTTGATGATACAGGCGAAACCGAAATACCAGCCGCAGGAGGATCAGTACAGCCAAGTGTTCCCGAAGAAGCCGTTGAAATTTCTATCAGCTTTCAAGATTTAGATGGCAACCCGATTGAAACCGTCAATGTTGGTGAAGAATTTGAGATTGTTCTTTCCGTAGAAGATTTACGGGAAGCGGAAAATCTTTTCGGTGTCTTTAGTATTTATGGTGATGTTAACTACGATACAAATTTAGCTTCAATTCTAGATGTAGAGGTATCGGAGTCTTTAACGGTTGCTGTCGGCGAGGCGAGTATTAATGAGAGTCAGGGGGTAGTTGATGAAATTGGCGGAGTTAATCCTTCTGGTATTGATGATTTTGGAGTAACACAAACAGAATTTGCTGTTCTAACAGCAGAAGCAACTGCACAAGGACTGTTTGAAGTAAGTACAAATGTCGGAGATGGGGTGGCTGCTTTCAACACCGTCAACGGATTTGATAACGATGTTAATGCCAATACAGTTTATCGGAGTGAGACAATCGAAGTTGAAGGTGGAGAGGGTGGCAATGCTCCCCCAATTATAGAAGATACAACCTTCACCATCGATCCGACTGATGATGAAAGTTTATCTAGTTTTTTAGGTGGGATTGTTGCTTCTGATCCCGACGGAGATTTTCTAGAGTTTACAATTGTCGATGGGAACGAAGATATTGATGGGGATGAAATTCCTCCCTTTGTAATTGATACTTTTGGAAATGACGGTGAAATCTTTGTTGATGACATTGATGACCTTCAGCTTGCAGATGAGTTTTTCTTAACCGTTGAAGTCAGTGACGGAGAATTTACGGATACTGGGACAGTAGAAATTAATGTCACAGCAGAACCAATAGTAGAAGTCAATTTAGAACTTCGAGCCATTCCAGGTCAAGAAGCTCAACTTGAAGATGGGATACAAAGCGGAGATGAGTTTCTAGTTGATGTTCGCTTCCTTGATTTGTTAACTGAAAATAACCCTTCTCAAGCTGTCATATCTGGTTATGTCGATCTTCTCTTTGATCCAAGTGTCTTAGAAGTTGTGGAAGATAACAGTGAGATTGATAATGACGGTTTGAGTGTGAATGGGATTATTCACACTTCAGAATACAATATTAGCCGTAAAGGAGAAGTTTTTAATAGCGAAGGCTTAGTAGATGAGGTTGGTGCTGGCGATTTTGTTGGTACTCCTTCTGATTTGCCTGAAGATAATAGAATTTTTAGTATCCTTTTCACTGCTACCGAAGACATTACTCCCGAAAACCCAACTACGATTGAAAGTCAAGCCGGTGAACAGAGCAATAGTGGAATTAATGTACTTAGTGGGCGGGGAGACCAAAGAAGCCAAACTGATTTTGGTAGCCTGACTCTCCCTGAAGGTGAACTCCCTGCAGATTTAGCAGATTTAGTGGTCACTGAGTTTGATGCTGAAATTGACCATGTTTTGGGCGGTGAAACCATCGTTAACTTAACTGTAGAGAACCAAGGAGATGGAACTTCCCCAGGTTTCCAAGTAGAAATTCTCTACTATACTGCTGATAACAGTGAAGAACTGGCTGAAGAAGAACCCATTGTTGTTCAAACTCTTGCCCTCGATGAATTAGTTGCGGGGGAAGCAGTCAATGAAACTTCAGAAGTCTCTTTGCCGATAGAAGCCCTCTTAGCCGAAGCGTTAGAAGATGATCCCTCTATCTTTGGAGAACCACTCCCAGAACAGGGATTTTTTACCTCAAATAACATTGACCATCTTGGAATTCGCATTATTGATAATCCTTCTTCTAATGAAAATGAAGAAACATTTGTTAATAATGGTGTAGATGGCATCGAAGGCAAGGATGTTGATGATATTGCTTTCTTCCCTTGGGATTTCTTAAATAATGCTGCCGACGGAGTGATATCAGGAGGAAAAGATCAATTAACTTCCGATGGGCAAGTAACAGGGGTTGATCTTAATGCAGTCAGTGGCAGCGTTGGTTCCTTTATTGAAAATATTGAAGATGATCGTAATGGTTTAGATTTAGCACCCATTGATTTGGACTTAGATGGAGCGATAAGCCCAGTTGATTCTGTAAGGGTTGGTAACCGAGTGGGTTACTTAATCAATCCCGAAGTTAGAGAAGTTGGCATCCTTCCCATTGCTAATAATGATAGTGGTTTTACTGAAGCTAATACGCCCCTCACCTTAGAGATCTTAAATAATGATCAAGCTAATGATAGTCCAGGGGGATTGCAAATAACAAACTTACCTCAGACAACTGAAAACGGTGGAGAAATACAACTCGACAACCAACTACGCCTCATATATACTCCTAACCCAAATTTTATAGGAGTAGATAGCTTCACCTATACAGTTAGCAACGAAAGTGGGAATTCTGACGAAGCAACAGTTGATGTCTTTGTTGACATTCCTCAAAATCCCAATGTCCAAGTTAGCCTAGAATTAAATCCTGTACCCGGAGAAGAAGCGCAATTAGAGGATGGAATACAAAGTGGCGATCAATTTCTGGTTGATGTTCGTTTCTTAGATTTAGTCACTGAAGATAACCCTTCTCAAGCAGTTGCCCAAGGATATGTTGACTTGAGCTTTGATTCAAACATTTTACAAGTTATAGAAAATGACAATACCATCGATGCTGAAGATGGAGTTGTAGATGGAATTATTTATAATCCAGATTATAACTTTGCTCGACAAGGAACTGTTATTAATGAGGAAGGCTTAGTGAATGAAGTAGGAGGTGGTGCATTTGTCACCAACTCGAATAACTTTCCTGAGGATAATCGAATTTTCAGCATTCTTTTCACTGCCACTGAAGATATAACCTCAGAAGACTTAGTATCAATTGTCAGCACAGCTAGTGGCGGAAATTTGAGTACAATTACTGTATTGAGTCAGTTAGAAGACCAACGAAGTCAAACTGATTTTGGTAGCCTGACTCTCCCTGAGACAGATGACAATATCGTTGATGGTGGCGGCGGAGAAAATGTCCCTCCCGAATTCGACCAAGACTCATTTACATTTGAGACGGTTGACTTAGACGGGGAAGGAGGCGACGACGCTCAAAATGGTGATCCAGTTGGAACGGTAACCGCTACTGATGCCAACGCTGGCGATACACTCACCTTCGCGATTACTGGTGGTAATGACCCCGACGGCGACGGCACAAACGCTTTTGCCATTGACGAAGCAAGTGGTGAAGTCACCATTGTTGACACCGCAGAGTTATTAGGAGACGGATTTAACGGAGAACTCACCGTAACCGTAATCGACCAAGACGGTGCCTCCGATGAAGCGACAGTTTCCATTCCAGTGAGTGGTCCCGAAAACAACCCCCCAGCGGCGGCTGACGACAGCAATAGCACCGCAGAAGACACCGTTTTAACTGTAGAAGCGGCAAGCGTTCTCGCCAATGATACCGACCCCGAAGGAGACGCGCTGACGGTGAGTGCGGTCAATGGGGGAGAAGACAATGTTGGCACAGAAATCACCTTAGATTCTGGGGCATTGTTAACTCTCAACGTAGATGGAAGCTATGAGTATGACCCCAACGGCGCGTTTGAAGACCTCAACGACGGGGAAACAGATACTGATACCTTTACCTATACAGTTTCCGATGGCAACGGTGGAACGGATACTGCAATGGTAGAAATTACCATTGAAGGTATCACTGATAATCTCCCGCCCATCTTTGATGTTGCTACAGAACAGGCCCTTGATGAAAACACCGCTTTAGTTGTGGCAGCGGTAGCCAGTGACCCCGATGGGGATGACCTCACTTTCTCTTTCTCCGGTGGTGCTGACGAAGCCTTATTCACCATTGATGCTGATGGAAACTTGAGCTTTATTAACC
This window contains:
- a CDS encoding Ig-like domain-containing protein translates to MTLMTFSLQIEFFLTVEVSDGEFTDTGTVEINVTAEPTVEVNLELRAIPGQEAQLEDGIQSGDEFLVDVRFLDLVTEDNPSQAVTFGYADLLFDPNVLQVVEDDNTVDGEDGVVDGIVRGPDYITGRTGTVRNLDGIVAEVGGGAVVFGEESFPEENRVFSILFTATEDITPENPTTIESQAVDGIFSGINVLSKPGDQRSQTDFGSLTLPETDDNNDPPNAVDDTGSTDEDSSFTVDAANGVLANDVDPDGDALTVRAVNGEAGKVDTEITLDSGALLTLNADGSYEYDPSGAFEDLNDGDTATDTFTYTVADGNGGTDTADVEITVEGITDNLPPVFDVATEQALDENTALVVAAVASDPDGDDLTFSFSGGADEALFTIDADGNLSFINPPDFENPEDDGEDNVYNVQVSVNDSQETVTEEFAVTINDVDETIPGPPQVVNPIDDFTINQEELPDPINLFDVFEDSEDADSDLTYRVLENTNNALIETALSAGELSFIPFSGGGSSDITVQATDTDGFSINYSFTITIDTPPEVVNPIDDRNIPSDSDPIRLNLFETFEDNQDDDSNLSFTVISSNPNLVSLSPVDEGSGRLFLQFPSNNEGSSEVTVTATDSNGLSREETFLVTVGASITTEEPNDTLVTATNTQLDLENQPNVTISGEIGDNSFENQDIDLYKMTLTQGDRLTADIDTNENSALDSILRIFDSNGLEVALNDDSNGETDSLVTFTVDEAVERATYYVGVSGFSNTSYNPNLENSGTKGSTGAYNLTLTLSSITGEEPANDTIPQAMEIASSLDEEGLFREEAFIGDNATFQANKDVDLYQVQLQQGETITIDLDTEVNSPLDLILQVFNATGGQVPTGFNDNAKAPGEQLGNDPYLEFSAPFSGLYYVGVSDQANDLYSPYNPESGQSPGATGAYEINITQDVSREDSPPEASPNDTLDTATALLVGDEIQGNIGDRTEFVTVPGLDVDLYTLSLEADQAISITLNSTSRLDPVLRLFNAQGEEIAFNDDIGNSNNSRIEFQVAETVETEDYLIGVSGFGNEDYDLNEEGSGAPFASTGSYQLIVTEQETPELEAGAEEENDTLDTATATSLTADSLGSLKQTNAIGNNPNLEEAGSDVDIFQVELDTKTRLTAEINTENLNTNFDSLLRIFNSEGEAVAFNDDETSNTLDSRLEFLPTTDGTYYVGVSGLGNEAYNPQTGENLKVGAIGDYEIEITLSEAIPPENPTNDTRETAIKAELANNRFTRNGFIGDHPNNVETDLDFYQVELSQGQTLNIEVNGRDSDLESFVELFKSDETDNLLEEEYDAGDFPHPEVSIEIEEDDTYFIRVSAFDDGTNDGKTGEYQLNLGVENAPAAAQAPIEEIRPSVNDDREFTNSDRAVTIDVLANDVANDDQGVNEINDDNFPKTTEKGGTVTVEDSSLIYTPDPDFAGVDTFTYTADNESGGSDQGTVSVTVNRPLEDSTVQVLLDVKPVPGKEEQLNDGLQIGEEFLVDVRFQDLLTDNNPSQAVVAAYADLMFDPQVLEVVENNETVDDEDGLVDGIIRNPSYGLGTKGQVRNEEGLVNEVGGGNLVSSPAALPDDNRVFSLHFRAIGGGNTALLASEAGQRPDSGINIIAGRGDQRDRTNFTRINAIEQITNLDGNNDIAPNLNLAMTNQMVTFQEEGVTGVQGVVEAMEVKVDFQDSAGNPLSEVAVGDTFEIVLSAEDLRPEQLGVFSAFADVVYDTVLIDVNEARLEEPFQSPVIDLSNAIQEGEGLVNEFGGSNSRLNPETGTQEVAIFTATAQAAGLLEVSTNAAEGETALNTLFGIDTDLTEATRYGENTLNIVGESVKGADLVITEFDAEIDHVLGGETTVNLTVANEGNAASSGFQVEVLYYTAESIDQLSEEEPQVVKTLAFDELEAEREVNEQSEVSLPVETLLAEALEDDPSVFGQKRPIDDDGEEGFFESNNIDYLGVRIVNSDNSGEEEEAFANNALNDTEGVNIDDIAFFPWDFVNSSEEGVLPNQDDEIVSDKIVDFNDANAVFRNIGEVITEEVTEGNRFGLDLDRIDFDLDGAISPVDAVRVANRIGYEINPDIFEESVG